GAAGCCCTGAAGCATCGACGGCGGCATCGCGAGGTGGCGCTCGTCGCCCATGCCCAGGATGTTCTCCGCGAATGCGGCATCCCATTCGGGCGACAGGGTCAGAATCGGGATCGAACCATCGCGCGCCTGATGCGCCGAGATCTGGCGGGCGAGCCGTGCGCGGACATGTTCGGTGATCTGCGTCAGATTCTGGGTGATCGGCGCGGCTTCAGCGATACCCTCAAGGATCGTCGGCACATCGCGGATCGACACGCCTTCGCCGAGAAGATTCTGCAGGATACGCTGCACGCCCGAGATCGAGATGCGCGCCGGGATGATCTCTGCGACCAGCTTGGCCGAGTCGGTATGGACCTCGTTGAGCAGCTTCTGCACCTCGGTGTAGCTCAGCATATCGGCGATATTGTCCTTGACCAGTTCGGTCAGGTGCGTGGTGATGATCGTGCCCGCATCGACGACGGTGAGGCCTCGGAATCCCGCTTCCTCGCGCAGCTCGCGGTCGATCCAGAGCGCAGGCAGGTTGAACACCGGCTCGCGCGTCGGCTCGCCTGGAATGCCCGCCGGGCCTTCGCCGGGGTTGATCACCAGCAGACGATCGAGCCGGATCTCGCCGCGCGCCGCCTCGGTCTCCTTGATGTAGATGATGTACTGGTTCGCCTGCAGCCCCATATTGTCGATGATGCGGACCGAGGGGAGGACGAAGCCATATTCGGTCGCCATCTGGCGGCGCAGCGCGCGGACCTGATCGTCGAGGCGCGGTTCGCGCGCTGCGTCATTGATGATCGGGAGCAGGCCATAGCCGATCTCGATCCGCACCGCGTCGATCGCGAGCGTGCGCGAGATAGGCTCCTCCACGACCGCAGCGGCTTCGGCTTCCTCGACCTGCGCCATTCGCTCGGCAACGCGGGCGCGCTCCTTGGCCTTCTTCGATAGATACCACGCGGCATAGCCCGATGCTGCCGCAAAGGCGAAGAATGGGATGAACGGCAGGCCCGGCATCAGCGCAAGCAGGCCCATCAGCACCGCGACCATGCCGAATGCCTGCGGGTAGCGACCGAGCTGCTCGCCCAGCGCCGCGCCAGTCTTGCCCGCCTGGCTACCCTTCGACACCAGCAGGCCGGCTGCTGTCGAGACGATCAGCGCGGGGATCTGGCTAACCAGGCCATCGCCGACGGTCAGGAGCGTGTAGCTCTGGAAGGCGGTGCCGAAATCGACGCCATGGATTGCGACGCCGATGATCAGGCCGACGATCACATTGATCGCGGTGATCAGCAGGCCGGCGATCGCATCGCCCTTCACGAATTTCGATGCACCGTCCATCGAACCGAAGAAGCCGCTCTCGGCCTCAACTTCGCTTCGGCGCGCGCGCGCCTGTTCCTCGGTGATCATGCCGGCTGACAGGTCGGCGTCGATTGCCATCTGCTTGCCGGGCATCGCGTCGAGGCTGAAGCGCGCGGCCACTTCGGCGATGCGTCCTGCACCCTTGGTGATCACGACAAAGTTGATGACCACCAGAATCGCGAAGATGGTGAGGCCGATCACCATCTGCCCGCCGATCAGAAAGTCGCCGAACGCCGCGATCACGCCGCCCGCCGCATGCGGCCCTTCATGCCCGTGCGACAGGATCAGGCGGGTCGAGGCCAGGTTGAGACCGAGGCGCAGCATCGTCGCAATCAGCAGGATTGTCGGGAAGGACGACAGCTGGAGCGGCTTTTCGATGAACAGCGCGGTCATCAGGATCATCGCCGACAGCGTGATCGAGAGCGCAAGCCCAAGGTCGAGTAGCCAGCCCGGCATTGGCAGGATCAGCATGCCGATAATCGAGATGACGCCGACCGCCAGCGCGATGTCGCGCGTTGCGCCGATACGGGTCAGGAAAGCAGAGATCGAGTCCATGATTCAGCTTTCGTCAGGTTGCCGGGACGACGGCGATGCCGGCCTCGACAAAGGCTTTGAGCTTGTTGCGCATCGTGCGCACCGAAATGCCCAGGATCTGCGAGGCCGAAGTGCGGTTGCCCTGGCACCGCTCCAGCGTTTCGAGGATCAGCTGGCGTTCGACTTCCTCGACCGTCTGGCCGACGAACGACGCGATCAGCGGCTTGCCCGCCGCCGAAGCGGGCGGCGCGAGCCGCGACCCGTCGGCGAGCACGATCGCCTCCGGCCCGATATAGCCGTCGGGCGAGAGCAACACCGCGCGGTGCATCGCATCCTGCAGTTCGGCGACATTGCCCGGCCATTCATAGCTGGTCAGCAGCGTTTCGGTCGCCGGGTCGATCAGCGGCGAGGGCAGGCACTGCATCGCCGCGAAGCGCGCTGCGAAGGTCGCTGCGAGCAGGCGGATGTCGCCGCCGCGCGCGCGCAGCGGCGGCAGCGCGACGGTGGCAAGCGCGAAGCGGGCGAGCAGGTCGCTGCGAAACTGTCCCGCATCGACAAGAGCGGCCAGGTCGCGACGCGTGCTGGCGATGACGTTGGGCGCACCCGGCGCGGTCATTGTCTTCAGCACGCGCAGCTGAAGCGGGGCGGGAAGGCGGTCGATGTCGCGGATGAACAGCGTGCCGCCGGTCGCGGTCGAAAAGGCGCCACGACGACCAGCCAGCGCGCCTTCGAACGCTCCCGCTGCATGTCCGAACAGTTCGGATTCAAGAACGTCGGCGGCGACGCCGTTGCATTCGACGGTGATGAACCCGCTGCGGCCCGACGCGGCGTGGGTGGCGTGCGCGACGCGCTCCTTACCCGTGCCGCGCTCGCCGCTGATCAGGATCGGGGCGTGCGCCGGTGCCATTGCGCGGGCGAACTCCAGCGCGCGCAGCCAGCTAGGATCTTCGCCCACCATCGGCGCGAAATCGGCCTGTGCCATCTGCGCGATGGCAGCGGCGATCAGCTCGCGGTCGGGGGGCAGGGGAATGTAGTCGCGCGCGCCGGCGCGGATCGCGGCGACCGCGCGCTCGGCCGGGGCGTCGATGCCACAGGCGAGGACGGGCACCGCGAACCGCTCGACGATCAGCGCGCGCATGAAACTCGGCACGTCGCTGTCGACGTCGATCATCACCAGCCCCGCGCCGGTCTCGCGCAGGTGCACAAGCGCTTCGGTCGCCGTCTCGGCGATCATCACCTCGGCACCTAGGCTTTGCGCCATGCGCGCGGCCTCGCCGAACGGACCGCTGCTGGCACCGACGATCATCAGGCGAAGCTGCATGATCAGCCGTCCTGGCGCACGATTTCGGTGAGCGTCACGCCGAGTGCGTGGTCGACCAGCATCACTTCGCCGCGCGCTACCAGCCGGTTGTTGACATAGACGTCGACCGGCTCGCCGACGCGGCGGTCGAGTTCGAGCACCATGCCAGACTTCATCCGGATCAGCTCGCCGACCGGCACGCGGGCGCGACCGAGCACCGCCTGAACGCGCACCGGGACTTCGTTGACGGCGGACAGCGAGGTGCCGTTGCCGAGTTCGGCGGAAGGGCCGTCGAGATCGAATTCCTCGAACGATGGCGGCGTGTCGGTTTCGATCATCGCACCGGGCTCGGGGCTGCTGAACGGGTCGCCGGTTTCGGACATCGGGGTCTCCATCATGCGTTCATCCACTGGCGGATCACTGCGGTCGCTTCAGGCGCGTTGCCGGCGACCATGTCGCCCACCTTGCGCAGATGCGACGCCTTGATCTGGCCATCGACATTGTTGAGCTGGACATCGTGGTCGAGCAGCGGGACGTCGGGCTTTGTGCCCTGCATCGCCTCCAGCTGCTTGAGTGCCTCGGGGTCGCCATCGGCGGCCTGCTGCGCGATGGCCAGCATCTCGGCATTCTTGTCGCTCGGCAGCATCGGCGGTGCGGCGGGATCGCCCGCCGCCTCCTTGTTGGCACGCGAGCGGAGCATGCGCAGCACGATCAGGCCGATCGCGCCGACCAGCAGGATCTTGAGCAGTCCAACCACCTGGTCCGACGTGAAGTAAGAGTACCAGCTGGACTGCGCATCGGCCGGTTCCGCAGGGGCGGCAAAGGCCAGGCTTTCGACCACGACGCTGTCGCCGCGCTCGGTGTCGATGCCCACGGCATTCTCGACCAGCCGGGTCAGCTGCGCCTTGCGCGCTTCGGGCAGGCCGGCCGCACCGCCGTCGATGGTGACCGCGACCGACAGGCGGGTCAGCTTGCCCGGTTCGCGCGTGACGATGCTGCGGGTCGAGCTGTTGGCATAGGTCGTGTCTTCGGAGTTTTCCTTGCGCGCCTGCTGGCTGGTCTGGCCACCCGCCGCGCCGACCGGCTGCTGCTGCGCCTCGGGCAACTGGTTGCCGACGGTGACGGCCTGTTCTTCGTTGTTCTCGCGGCTCTGATCGTCGCTCTCGACCGTCACCTGGCGTGCGATCACCTGCTTGTCGGGATCATAGACGTTGGATTCCTCGCGGGTCGCGTCGCGATCAATCTGTGCGGCGACTTCGGCGCGGACCTTGCCCTGGCCGACGACGGGCTCGAGCAGCGCGATGATTTCCTCGCGCATCTTCGCCTCGATCTGTGCCTGGCGCTCGTCGACGCTGCCGCCGCCTGCCGCGCCCTGTTCGCCCGCGCGAGCAAGCAACGCACCCGACTGGTCGACGATTGACACCGATTCGGGCGACAATTCGGGAACGGCGGAGGAAACAAGGTAGCGGATCGCCTGAATCGTTTCGGCGGGCAGGCGGCCCTTGGTCTTGACCGTGACCGATGCGGTCGCCGCGCGTGCCTCGGCGGCGAACATTGCGCGCTCGGGCATGACGATATGGACGCGCGCGCCCGACACCGCATCGAGGCTCTGGATCGAGCGGACAAGCTCGCCCTCGATTGCGCGGGTTTCGTTCATCTTGGCGCGGCTCGCCGAAACGCCGAACGGCTGTTCCTGGTCGAGCACTTCATAGCCGATCTTGCCGCCCAGCTTCTCGCCGGCCATCGCCATGCGCAGCTCGGCGAGCTTGTCGACCGGTGCCATCACGGCGGTGCCGTCGGCGGACAGTTCGAAGGGGACGTTCTGCGACTTGAGCTTTTCGGTGATCGCAGCTGCGGCCGAGGGATCAAGATCGGTGTAGAGGAACCCCATGGTGGTGTTCTCGCCACGCAGCGCGACCATCGCCAGCGCCGCCATGATCAATGCCGCGACGCCGCCCATGATGATGAGCCGCTTGGCCCCCAATTGCGCGATCAGCCCTTTAACCTGCTCCAAGCGGCACCCTATCAGCGACCCGGGACGGCATGTCCCTCGGATCAATTATAGATGCGTCGCGGGCGGCAGGTTTTGCCGGTGGGAAAAAATTGCCGAGTGGGTTTCGGACCGGTGCCGCACCTCATCCAGCGGAGTTGTCTCGAAGCAAAAACGCCCCCGGACGGGGGAGTCCGGGGGCGTTCGAATGCGGAGGGGGCCGGGCAGGGGAGCCGAGCCGTCCGACACATTAAGTATAGAGGATCAGGCCGCCTTCCTGTCGTCGACGGGAAAAAGATTGTTGAGTTCGTGCAGCACTGCGGCTTCGCGCATTCCCCGGTCGAGCACCATCCCGCCCTCGTCCCATTCGATCCGCGCGTCACCAGGCGCCAGGGTCGCGTCATGGGTGACGTGCAGGTTGAGGCGGCGGCGGTCATTGGCCTGGCGGTCCGCGATCCGCTCCTCGATCTGCACGGCCATGTCGGGGTGAACGCGCACGATCAATTCGGTTCCGCGTGCGACCTGCGCCAGCGCGCGGCCAATCGCGTCGTCGATTGCCTGGGCGGGAGAGGCGAGCAACGGATGACCGGCAAGATGTTGTGCCACCGTCAGCACCAGTTCGGCGGCCTCGCGCGCGGTGTCCGCTCGGAAACCGGCGCGCTCCTCGACCATGCCCTCCACTTCTGAATGGAGCGCGTCCATCGCAGCGAGCAGCGCGGTCTCGCGATCCGACCGGGCGGCGTCCATTCCCGCCTGAAAGGCGTCGGCGCGCGCCCGCGCCAACTCTTCATTCTGCATCTTGCGCAAATGCGCCAGCTCGTCCTCAAGCGACTCGATCTTGATGACCAGCGAGATCGTGTCGTCATGTTCGACGGTGCGGTTGACCTCGCGCGCGGTGAACACGCGGTCGAAGCCGAAGGGCCGGGTGCTGAAAGACATATCCATGGGGCGCACCTCAGATGATCATCGTGTCGTCGCTCTTGGGATCGACCAGCACGATCTCCCCCATATCGGCGAGGTTCTTGGCAAGGCGGACCAAGGCAGTCTGTGCCTCTTCGCAATCGCGCGCGCGCACCGGTCCCATCGAGGACATGTCCTCGCGCAGCAGCTTTGCCGAGCGTTCAGTCATCGTGGAGAAGAACAGCGAGCGGATATTCTCCGGCGCGCCCTTCAGCGCCAGCGCCATCTGACGCTTGTCGGCCTGGCGGACGATGACCGCGATCGACGCGGGCAACAGGCCGCCCAGATCCTCGAAGGTGAACATCAGCGATCGGATACGGTCCGCGGAATCGGGTGAGCGACCGTCGAGCGCGGAGAGCATGCTTTCCTCGGTTGAGCGATCCATCGCATTGAAGATCTCGGCCATCGCTTCATGCGGGTCGCGGCGCTGGGCGCGGGCGAAGTTGGCCATGAATTCGGTCTTCAGCGTCGCCTCGACCTGCGCCAGAACTTCCTTCTGCACCGTTTCCATGCGCAGCATTCGTTGCACCACGTCGACCGCGATGTCGCGCGGCAGCGCGCCGAGCACGCGCGCTGCATGGTCGGACTTCAGCTTGGACAGGATGACGGCGATGGTCTGGGGATATTCGTTGCGCAGATATCCAGCCAGCACGCCTTCGTTGACGTTGGACAGCTTGTCCCACATCGTCCGGCCCGACGGACCACGGATATCCTCCATGATCTCCTTGACCCGGTCGGAATCGAGCACGCTGTTGAGCAGCCGTTCGGTCGTCTCGTAGGAGCCGTGGCACGAGGTCATCGACGACATTTCGGCCTGGAACTGGTTGAGCAGGTGTTCGACCAGGTTCGACGGGATCCGGCCGAGCTGCGACATGCTCTGCGACAGCTCCTTAACCTCGTCGATCGACAGCTGTTCCCAGATCGGGGCGCCGTGTTCCTGGCCGAGCGCCAGCATCAGCGCGGCGGCACGCTCGCGCATGTTCAACCGCTTAAATTCTGGCGGTTCCACGACCGGAGTCATCATCATCGTTATAGTCCCCTGCATTTATTCGTGGTTAACCCGTCGGGATCGCGCACGACCCCTCTATTATGGACTCGAAAGGGGGTTCCCGGTCGCGTGAGGACAGCAAGATGAACATCAATTCGGGATTGGCAGGGTTGACCCTGCTGGGTGCCGATACGAGCTGGTTTTCGGCGTCGGGGGGCCTGACGATCGAGAGCAAGGCCGTACGTGAGGCCAAGGCCCAGTTCACCTTGCCCGAAACGACGCCGCCCTGGCGTCAGGCCGGCCCCTCGGGCTCGATTTCGACCCAGGTCGCCGAAATCCGCCGTCTTGCCACGATCATCGACAAGCCGCTGACCGGCCACCGCGCGCTGCCCACCGATGTCCAGACCGCGTTTACGACCTGGAAGGCGCTCGACCGGCTCAACCTTCTCGCCGAGACAGCTGCCAAGCCGGGGTTGAGCGCGAAGGAGCGAACGCAACTCGCCACGACCTTCGCCAAGGGGCTGGCCGATCTCCAGACCTATATGGGCACGGCGCCATCCGATAAGTTGGAGCTGTCGTTCGGCCAGCCGGTGCGGCGTGCCGACAGCGCGGCCGTGGTGCCGGGTACCGATCGGCTGAGCGTCAGCGTCACCGGCAAGGGCGTCGTCGCGAAACGCGATGAGGTGCTGTCGCAAATGTCGGGGACCGAGCGGTTCCGGGTGACGCTGGAGCGCGGCAGCTCGATCGACACGGTGGTGATCGACCTGGGTACGTTGCCCGAGCCGCCGACGCTCGACAGCATCGCCAATCTCGTCAACCAGGCGATCGCCAACATTCCGATGCGCGATGCCAATGGCGATGTCGTGCTCGACACCAATGGCGACCCGACCCCCAAATGGAAGGTCAGTTTCGAGCCGAAGAAGACCGAAGACGGCTGGGCGATGAGCATCAACCGTCAGGGGCTGGAGACGGTGTCGATCGATCAGGTCGACGCCCCAGACCTCGCTGATCGTTGCCACCGGCCGCACGGGACTCGAAACACCGACCGCCGCGCGCGTGTTGCGCATCGACGATCCCGAAGCGGCGATGACCAACAAGACGCTGGCAACGATCGAGGCGAAGGATCGCCTGACGACCAAGGCGGTGGCGACCACCACCGACGCCATTGCGACCGATGCCGATGGCTTTGCCTATGTCGTCGGCACCGCGTCGGGCGATCTCGACGAACTGCGGGCCGCCGGGACGCAGGATCTGTACCTCACCAAGATGGACAGCCTCGGCAATGTTGTCTGGCAACGCGCTTTGGGTGCCGCCGACAGCGCCTCGGGCGCGGCAGTCACGGTGGCGGAAAATGGCGATGTGG
The genomic region above belongs to Sphingomonas sp. J315 and contains:
- a CDS encoding FliH/SctL family protein encodes the protein MDMSFSTRPFGFDRVFTAREVNRTVEHDDTISLVIKIESLEDELAHLRKMQNEELARARADAFQAGMDAARSDRETALLAAMDALHSEVEGMVEERAGFRADTAREAAELVLTVAQHLAGHPLLASPAQAIDDAIGRALAQVARGTELIVRVHPDMAVQIEERIADRQANDRRRLNLHVTHDATLAPGDARIEWDEGGMVLDRGMREAAVLHELNNLFPVDDRKAA
- the fliG gene encoding flagellar motor switch protein FliG; the encoded protein is MMMTPVVEPPEFKRLNMRERAAALMLALGQEHGAPIWEQLSIDEVKELSQSMSQLGRIPSNLVEHLLNQFQAEMSSMTSCHGSYETTERLLNSVLDSDRVKEIMEDIRGPSGRTMWDKLSNVNEGVLAGYLRNEYPQTIAVILSKLKSDHAARVLGALPRDIAVDVVQRMLRMETVQKEVLAQVEATLKTEFMANFARAQRRDPHEAMAEIFNAMDRSTEESMLSALDGRSPDSADRIRSLMFTFEDLGGLLPASIAVIVRQADKRQMALALKGAPENIRSLFFSTMTERSAKLLREDMSSMGPVRARDCEEAQTALVRLAKNLADMGEIVLVDPKSDDTMII
- the fliF gene encoding flagellar basal-body MS-ring/collar protein FliF; amino-acid sequence: MEQVKGLIAQLGAKRLIIMGGVAALIMAALAMVALRGENTTMGFLYTDLDPSAAAAITEKLKSQNVPFELSADGTAVMAPVDKLAELRMAMAGEKLGGKIGYEVLDQEQPFGVSASRAKMNETRAIEGELVRSIQSLDAVSGARVHIVMPERAMFAAEARAATASVTVKTKGRLPAETIQAIRYLVSSAVPELSPESVSIVDQSGALLARAGEQGAAGGGSVDERQAQIEAKMREEIIALLEPVVGQGKVRAEVAAQIDRDATREESNVYDPDKQVIARQVTVESDDQSRENNEEQAVTVGNQLPEAQQQPVGAAGGQTSQQARKENSEDTTYANSSTRSIVTREPGKLTRLSVAVTIDGGAAGLPEARKAQLTRLVENAVGIDTERGDSVVVESLAFAAPAEPADAQSSWYSYFTSDQVVGLLKILLVGAIGLIVLRMLRSRANKEAAGDPAAPPMLPSDKNAEMLAIAQQAADGDPEALKQLEAMQGTKPDVPLLDHDVQLNNVDGQIKASHLRKVGDMVAGNAPEATAVIRQWMNA
- the fliN gene encoding flagellar motor switch protein FliN; the protein is MMETPMSETGDPFSSPEPGAMIETDTPPSFEEFDLDGPSAELGNGTSLSAVNEVPVRVQAVLGRARVPVGELIRMKSGMVLELDRRVGEPVDVYVNNRLVARGEVMLVDHALGVTLTEIVRQDG
- a CDS encoding sigma-54-dependent transcriptional regulator, whose protein sequence is MQLRLMIVGASSGPFGEAARMAQSLGAEVMIAETATEALVHLRETGAGLVMIDVDSDVPSFMRALIVERFAVPVLACGIDAPAERAVAAIRAGARDYIPLPPDRELIAAAIAQMAQADFAPMVGEDPSWLRALEFARAMAPAHAPILISGERGTGKERVAHATHAASGRSGFITVECNGVAADVLESELFGHAAGAFEGALAGRRGAFSTATGGTLFIRDIDRLPAPLQLRVLKTMTAPGAPNVIASTRRDLAALVDAGQFRSDLLARFALATVALPPLRARGGDIRLLAATFAARFAAMQCLPSPLIDPATETLLTSYEWPGNVAELQDAMHRAVLLSPDGYIGPEAIVLADGSRLAPPASAAGKPLIASFVGQTVEEVERQLILETLERCQGNRTSASQILGISVRTMRNKLKAFVEAGIAVVPAT
- the flhA gene encoding flagellar biosynthesis protein FlhA — translated: MDSISAFLTRIGATRDIALAVGVISIIGMLILPMPGWLLDLGLALSITLSAMILMTALFIEKPLQLSSFPTILLIATMLRLGLNLASTRLILSHGHEGPHAAGGVIAAFGDFLIGGQMVIGLTIFAILVVINFVVITKGAGRIAEVAARFSLDAMPGKQMAIDADLSAGMITEEQARARRSEVEAESGFFGSMDGASKFVKGDAIAGLLITAINVIVGLIIGVAIHGVDFGTAFQSYTLLTVGDGLVSQIPALIVSTAAGLLVSKGSQAGKTGAALGEQLGRYPQAFGMVAVLMGLLALMPGLPFIPFFAFAAASGYAAWYLSKKAKERARVAERMAQVEEAEAAAVVEEPISRTLAIDAVRIEIGYGLLPIINDAAREPRLDDQVRALRRQMATEYGFVLPSVRIIDNMGLQANQYIIYIKETEAARGEIRLDRLLVINPGEGPAGIPGEPTREPVFNLPALWIDRELREEAGFRGLTVVDAGTIITTHLTELVKDNIADMLSYTEVQKLLNEVHTDSAKLVAEIIPARISISGVQRILQNLLGEGVSIRDVPTILEGIAEAAPITQNLTQITEHVRARLARQISAHQARDGSIPILTLSPEWDAAFAENILGMGDERHLAMPPSMLQGFIVAVRDTYDRMANSGEIPCLLTNPTIRPFVRSVIERVRPATVVLSQNEIHARARVRALGTIG